In Drosophila bipectinata strain 14024-0381.07 chromosome 2R, DbipHiC1v2, whole genome shotgun sequence, one genomic interval encodes:
- the GLS gene encoding glutaminase liver isoform, mitochondrial isoform X8, whose product MVQTDEILDALKRQSEDRDAKEREENYRKDKDQVTTETAAMIEEIIEGISLQNRRGTIVRTISAIISHREQEQRNAEDVLFDMFASEETGLISMGKFLAGLKTTGIRRNDPRVRELMDNLKKVHKLNNYETGSSAETQHLNRETFKAVVAPNIVLIAKAFRQQFIIPDFSSFVKDIEEIYCRCKSNTLGKLADYIPQLARYSPDFWGVSICTVDGQRYSIGDVEEPFTLQSCSKPLTYAIALEKLGPKVVHSYVGQEPSGRNFNELVLDQNKKPHNPMINAGAILTCSLMNALVKPDMTSAEIFDYTMSWFKRLSGGEYIGFNNAVFLSEREAADRNYALGFYMRENKCFPKRTNLKEVMDYYFQCCSMETNCEAMSVIAASLANGGICPTTEEKVFRPEVIRDVLSIMHSCGTYDYSGQFAFKVGLPAKSGVSGGMMLVIPNVMGIFAWSPPLDHLGNTVRGLQFCEELINMFNFHRYDNLKHLSSKKDPRKHRYETKGLSIVNLLFSAASGDVTALRRHRLSGMDITLADYDGRTALHLAASEGHLECVKFLLEQCHVPHNPKDRWGNLPVDEAENFGHTHVVEFLRSWAEKADVASEECKTEAVTTKTQADEVSSSLKCDQESGPVVKTNPTNSSPSASDEKHKSNFAFQEIVSTSDLETSPATSPIPTPVESGTPAGSGRSSPVPSDAGSTASAGSGSSREDKTKPGL is encoded by the exons CCATCGCGAACAGGAGCAACGGAATGCCGAGGACGTTCTTTTCGATATGTTCGCCAGCGAGGAGACGGGCCTCATATCGATGGGAAAGTTCCTGGCCGGGCTGAAGACCACTGGCATTCGTAGGAATGATCCTCGAGTGCGAGAACTGATGGATAATCTGAAGAAAGTTCATAAACTGAACAACTACGAGACGGGTTCCTCTGCGGAAACCCAGCATCTGAATCGGGAGACTTTCAAGGC TGTGGTGGCTCCAAATATCGTCCTTATAGCCAAGGCTTTCCGACAGCAGTTTATCATTCCCGACTTTTCGAGTTTCGTCAAGGACATTGAGGAGATCTACTGTCGGTGCAAGAGCAATACCTTGGGAAAATTGGCGGATTATATACCACAGCTGGCCCGATACAGTCCTGACTTCTGGGGCGTCAGCATCTGCACAGTGGATGGCCAGCGGTACTCCATTGGTGATGTGGAGGAGCCCTTTACCCTCCAGAGTTGCAGCAAGCCCCTGACCTATGCCATTGCGTTGGAGAAGCTGGGCCCCAAGGTGGTGCACTCGTATGTTGGCCAGGAGCCAAGTGGCAGGAACTTTAATGAACTGGTCCTGGATCAAAATA AGAAACCCCACAACCCGATGATCAATGCAGGTGCCATACTCACTTGCTCCCTGATGAATGCTCTCGTCAAACCTGACATGACCTCGGCGGAGATCTTCGACTATACCATGTCCTGGTTCAAGCGCCTCTCCGGTGGCGAGTATATTGGCTTCAACAATGCCGTATTCCTGTCGGAGCGCGAGGCTGCCGACAGAAACTATGCCCTGGGCTTCTATATGAGGGAGAACAAGTGCTTCCCCAAGCGCACTAACCTCAAGGAAGTGATGGACTACTACTTCCAGTGCTGCTCCATGGAGACCAACTGCGAGGCCATGTCGGTGATAGCCGCCAGCTTGGCTAACGGTGGCATCTGCCCCACCACCGAGGAGAAGGTCTTCCGCCCGGAAGTCATACGGGATGTACTCTCCATCATGCACTCCTGCGGCACCTACGACTACTCCGGTCAGTTCGCCTTCAAGGTGGGTCTGCCGGCCAAGTCAGGTGTCAGCGGCGGCATGATGCTGGTCATCCCCAATGTGATGGGCATCTTCGCCTGGTCGCCGCCTCTGGATCATCTCGGCAACACTGTGCGAGGATTGCAGTTCTGTGAGGAACTGATCAACATGTTCAACTTCCATCGCTACGATAACCTGAAGCATCTGTCCAGCAAGAAGGATCCCCGCAAGCACCGCTACGAAACCAAGGGCCTGTCCATTGTGAATCTTCTGTTCTCGGCAGCAAGCGGAGATGTGACTGCCCTGAGGCGCCATCGCCTCTCGGGAATGGACATCACCCTGGCCGACTACGACGGACGCACAGCCCTCCATCTTGCCGCATCCGAGGGGCATCTGGAGTGCGTCAAGTTCCTGCTGGAGCAGTGCCATGTGCCGCATAATCCCAAGGATCGTTGGGGCAACCTGCCAGTCGACGAGGCCGAGAACTTTGGCCACACCCACGTGGTGGAGTTCCTGCGCTCCTGGGCCGAGAAGGCGGACGTCGCCAGCGAGGAGTGCAAGACCGAGGCGGTCACCACCAAGACGCAAGCAGATGAGGTCAGTTCAAGTTTAAAATGTGATCAAGAGTCAGGACCAGTTGTCAAGACCAATCCCACGAATTCAAGTCCAAGTGCGTCTGATGAAAAACACAAATCGAACTTTGCTTTTCAGGAAATTGTCAGCACCAGCGACCTGGAGACCAGCCCGGCCACCAGCCCCATTCCCACGCCCGTCGAATCGGGCACGCCAGCAGGATCTGGCCGCTCCAGCCCGGTGCCTTCGGATGCGGGCAGTACTGCTAGCGCCGGCAGCGGAAGCAGCAGAGAGGACAAGACCAAGCCAGGACTATAA